The genomic segment GTCTCGTTTTGTTTTTTCTTCATATTCTGAGCGTGCGGGAGAAACACCTTTGACGGATCAAACAGACGGCCAGCGCAGGCTAAGCAGGAAAAAGAAATTGTGGCCGTGGCTGGTATTGTTATGCCTGACCCTGTTTGCGATCTATGTTTACGGCCAAGTCACCGAAACCATGGCTGACCTCTCCAGAACGTGGCGGGATCTAGTGCAGTTGTTCTGGTTGATAATTCCTGACGGGCAGGCGAAAACGCCCTCATAGGTCACGCAACTCACTCAAAGACCCAATTCTGATAAATATCGTCTCGCTCGATCTCTGCACGGCCTTCACCGGTGATATGCCACTCTTGACGGCCGCGATGATCCTTGCCTCCAGGTCGCGTACAGCCGACGTTTGCAAGCGCTTCCATAGTCTTCTCTCCGCATTGAGGGATGAGATCGACCGTCGTAATGTCAGGATGACCCGCGAGAAAGCGAAGCGCCCGCATCTGCGGCTTGTCGAGCCTATGCACCGGCCCGCGCTTTTTGCGCTCATCATCCTGTTCTTCCCACCGTTTAAAATAGCTTTGATTTCCGTCGACCGCAGGAGAGTCCAGCAGCGGCATCCGTTCGCGTCTGAGCGCCGGTCGCGTTTTCGCGAACCTGTTGTAGGTGTCTGAAATGAGGTCGAACAAATCATCCGCCTCCGGCAGTTTGACTGGCTCAACTACGACGAACCAAACCAGCCATTCCTTGTTTGATCCTTCATCGATGTGCCGCACGAAATACCGCCCAACGACCTCCATAAACGAAGATCCAATATTGTGGATGGTCAGCGCAATGTGGTCTCCAAAGCCGGGAACACTGCCTCCCAAATCGGACAACGAGTGTTCAGCGTCTATGTCATATTTCCCGTCGGCTTGCCGCTCGAGGAAGTAGACCACGTCATCAGCAACTTCTGAAACGCTTGGTCCTTCCGAACTCGTCATATTATGCTTTGCTCTTGAGCCGACGACTTCGCCGGCTTGTAGTCCATAACGTCTTGTCCTCTTCAGGAGTTGGACCACTTTGAATGTAACTCGTGCTGACACCAAGATACTGGTCGTAGTATTTCTTAACGAGTGGCACCGGTCGCCTGCCATGCAATGAATCAATCAGCGGAAAGCCTCTAGCTTCGAGTTTTGGCAATATGTGTTTAATCCATTCGTCGGCCACGGTTCTGCCGACAATGGCAAGGGCGATCTCCTTGTCAGACGCGAATATCGGTAACTTGTTGAGGGCGTCGTTCAAGCTCTCCTACCCCTGATGGATTGAACTTGTGACGCCTTAAGCGGATCGCACCACCACCACAGCCCACGCCAAGCATCCGGAACGGGCAGCGTGTTGATTGCCTTAATCAGCGGAGCCTGCGGCACGCTGGTATAGCGGCGCGACATGCTGTCGACTGCATGGCCGAGGATCTGGTCTTTGATGTGCGCGTGGACGCCATTGATTACCAACTGGGTGGAGACCGAGTGCCTAGCAGTATATGCGCTGATGTCGCGTACGCTAGTCTCGCGACGAGCGGTGTCTATGCTGGAACTCAGCTGGCCGCCGTGATTACCTGACACGCGATATGGCTTCCCTCTGAACGTCCTGAAAACTTGTGGCGCGTGGTCTCCTCGCTCTAGCAAAGATGTGAACAATGGTACCAAAATTTCGTGCATCGGCACACCACGCGGCTCGCCTGTCTTTGACGATCTCAAGACAATCCACCGGCCTTGCACGTCGACATCCGTCGCGCAAAGGGACAGCAATTCAATAGGACGCATGCCTGTATAAAACAGCGCCGTGAGAACCATCGCGGGAGCTGGTGGGAAGCCGGCGACGAATGCGGCTGCGTGTTCGTAGGTGACCGGAGCGCTACCGATACGCCTCTTGCGTGGCCCTGACGAAGTTGATCGGCGCTCTGAGGGCCTTCGCCATTTTCTCACCGTCGCCCAATCATTCTGCGCGGCGTAATTCCATACTGCGATGAATGGGGTGTAGATCTGCCGGTTTACCGTTTTAGCGGCCGCTGTCGGGTAGATCTTGCGCGCGGCCTCATCAAGGGCAGCTTGATTGATATTGCGAAGCTCGATCTTCCCAAGTGCGTCGCGCACCACCTTCAAAAAGCGATCTGATCCGCCAGAGGCAAGATAGGTTTCCGCAGCCTGGTCGAACGTTACCGTATGTCGCCTGCCAAAGATCGATTCTTCAAGAAGCTGCTGCTCGAGCACGATACGCACCGTGTCAGCAACCTTCTTATCAGTTGTTTTGGTGGACTTGCGGACGCTGATGCCACGCACGGTGCCACTAATCCACCAGGAGGGGCTGTCTTTGCGTTTGTAGAGTTTCAGAGGCACGATACATTCCCCACATTGAGACATGCCGCCGGCACGAGTGCCGAAAGCTCTTTAAAGCTCCTCAATGTGGTGATGCGGATGGTGGCCGCCTGTTTAAGCTATCGGCAGGTCAACCTGTCGTCAACCGCCGGCGCCCGTCGACGCATCTGGCTCCATGTTCTCTGGATACTGCACGGTTTCTGGGCCGGGGACCTCAGGCTTCGGTGATAAGGTAAGACGAACGCCTGGGCCACCTGCGGCAGATGTCTGATTGTCGTCTATAAACTTTACGCCGGCTTGTTCAAAGCATTGTTGAAGCATCTCGACGGTGGCGTTCTGCGGAACCGACTTTCCGCTTTCGAAATTACGAATCGTTGCGTTTCCAATTCTCGACTGATCGGCGAGTTTTTGTTGCGACCAGTCCAAAAGCGCTCTGGCTGCGCGGCATTGCGATGATGTCAGCATGTCTAAAACTACCACTTCCGAAAATAATCGCTAGCCCTAGCGATTTTCGCTTGCTTTGGTTAATTATGTCGTTTATCGCTATGTATATCGAAATTCGCTACACGTCAAACGGGAACTCACAGCATGGTAAATAACACATTACCGGCGCGCGCCGAAGGCATGCCCGAAGAAAGCTTCATCAGCCGCATGACCCGCCTTTTCGTTGAGCTCCACACCATCGGTGAGCGCGTTGGTGAAATGCCGGACGAAGCCATGGATCACATAACGTCGGCGCACTGGATCGTATCTGAGGCAATCATCAATGCACCTGTGACCTGTGAGGCCGACATTGCCGGTAAGCTTCGACATGCAATCCTGATGATCGAATGCCCGCACGGCATCTATAGCGATGAAGTGCCAGCCGTTGCCGGTGCGCTGGATGCGCTAGTCAAGTTTCGTGCTGATGAGTTCGAGCGGGATTGGAGGGGAGCGCGGGCATGATAAGGAAGGCCAAACGCTACCCGGTCGGCACGATGCTCGTTGTCGACAGTCTGATTTTCGAAGTAGTCCGCTACAGCGACGATTGCGTCATCTTATCGCGAAAGGGCCGTAGGTTCGCGACCACCGCCAACTGGCTTGCTCATATGGTCACTGACGCCATCCTTCCGCAGATACAAGCAGCAACAGAGGCACGGTCATGAACGAAGCCGAAGACCTAGT from the Agrobacterium vaccinii genome contains:
- a CDS encoding tyrosine-type recombinase/integrase: MPLKLYKRKDSPSWWISGTVRGISVRKSTKTTDKKVADTVRIVLEQQLLEESIFGRRHTVTFDQAAETYLASGGSDRFLKVVRDALGKIELRNINQAALDEAARKIYPTAAAKTVNRQIYTPFIAVWNYAAQNDWATVRKWRRPSERRSTSSGPRKRRIGSAPVTYEHAAAFVAGFPPAPAMVLTALFYTGMRPIELLSLCATDVDVQGRWIVLRSSKTGEPRGVPMHEILVPLFTSLLERGDHAPQVFRTFRGKPYRVSGNHGGQLSSSIDTARRETSVRDISAYTARHSVSTQLVINGVHAHIKDQILGHAVDSMSRRYTSVPQAPLIKAINTLPVPDAWRGLWWWCDPLKASQVQSIRGRRA
- a CDS encoding helix-turn-helix domain-containing protein, which produces MLTSSQCRAARALLDWSQQKLADQSRIGNATIRNFESGKSVPQNATVEMLQQCFEQAGVKFIDDNQTSAAGGPGVRLTLSPKPEVPGPETVQYPENMEPDASTGAGG